One genomic segment of Rivularia sp. PCC 7116 includes these proteins:
- the folK gene encoding 2-amino-4-hydroxy-6-hydroxymethyldihydropteridine diphosphokinase, with protein sequence MHDSVIALGSNIGDSLTILEAAVKTLHKIPGITGSMKSSWYQTKAIGPPQPDYLNGCISLRADIEPFKLLEILLQIENQFGRERKQRWGARTLDLDLLLYDDLILHTPTLQIPHPRMTQRAFVLVPLAEIVPHWIEPISGRTIKELLDDVDCSDVCLLTSN encoded by the coding sequence TTGCATGATAGCGTCATTGCCCTTGGTAGTAATATAGGGGATTCACTGACAATTTTAGAAGCAGCTGTAAAAACTCTACATAAAATACCGGGTATTACAGGCTCAATGAAATCTAGCTGGTATCAAACCAAAGCAATTGGACCACCGCAGCCAGATTATTTAAACGGCTGCATTAGTTTACGTGCTGATATTGAACCTTTTAAGCTATTAGAAATTTTATTGCAAATCGAAAATCAATTCGGACGCGAACGAAAACAACGTTGGGGGGCGCGGACTTTAGATTTAGATTTGTTATTATACGATGACTTAATATTGCATACCCCAACTCTACAAATACCTCATCCCCGAATGACTCAAAGGGCTTTTGTGCTAGTGCCATTAGCGGAAATTGTTCCACATTGGATAGAGCCAATCAGCGGACGCACGATTAAAGAACTACTTGACGATGTAGACTGTTCCGATGTATGCCTGCTAACAAGCAATTAA
- a CDS encoding NUDIX hydrolase codes for MSLGRELPQLLKQRLLYKGRKFDFEVNRLRLPNKSEGDWECIRHPGGALAVPVTPEGKLILLRQYRFAVGGRLLEFPAGTVEEGESPFQTIQREIQEETGYRARKWQKLGNFFLAPGYSDEIIYAYLAEDLEKLEVPPNLDEDEDIEVLFFTPAELEKAILEGDAVDSKTISSLILARPYLS; via the coding sequence ATGTCATTAGGTAGAGAATTACCGCAGCTATTAAAACAGCGCTTACTTTATAAAGGGCGAAAATTTGACTTTGAAGTCAACCGCTTGCGCTTACCGAACAAATCGGAAGGAGATTGGGAATGCATCCGCCATCCAGGTGGTGCTTTAGCTGTACCCGTAACTCCAGAGGGTAAATTAATACTTTTGCGTCAGTATCGTTTTGCAGTTGGCGGAAGACTCTTAGAATTTCCTGCCGGTACCGTAGAAGAAGGAGAAAGCCCCTTTCAAACAATTCAGCGGGAAATACAAGAAGAAACAGGTTACCGCGCCCGAAAATGGCAGAAGTTAGGAAACTTTTTCCTCGCACCTGGATATTCCGACGAGATTATCTACGCATATCTTGCTGAGGATTTGGAAAAATTAGAAGTACCGCCCAATTTAGATGAAGATGAAGATATAGAAGTTTTATTTTTCACTCCCGCAGAATTGGAGAAAGCGATTTTAGAAGGGGATGCAGTTGACTCTAAAACTATTTCGAGTCTTATCTT